One Urocitellus parryii isolate mUroPar1 chromosome 8, mUroPar1.hap1, whole genome shotgun sequence DNA window includes the following coding sequences:
- the Ly6g6c gene encoding lymphocyte antigen 6 complex locus protein G6c, with the protein MKGLLLLTLSALLCWVSADIRCHSCYKVPVLGCVDRQSCRLEPGHQCLTTNVYLGKMWVFSNLRCGTPEEPCREAFNQTNHKLGLNYNTTCCSKDNCNSPAPRPTPTLTLVFLTSLAGLGLWLLH; encoded by the exons ATGAAAGGCCTTCTTCTGCTCACCctgtctgctctgctctgctgggTCTCAG CTGATATCCGCTGTCACTCCTGCTACAAAGTCCCTGTGCTGGGCTGCGTGGACCGGCAGTCCTGCCGTCTGGAGCCAGGACACCAGTGCCTAACAACAAATGTGTACCTCG GGAAGATGTGGGTTTTCTCCAACCTGCGCTGTGGCACACCAGAAGAGCCCTGTCGGGAGGCCTTCAACCAAACCAACCACAAGCTGGGCCTGAACTATAATACCACCTGCTGCAGCAAAGACAACTGCAATAGCCCAGCCCCCCGGCCCACGCCCACCCTGACCCTGGTTTTCCTCACTTCCTTGGCTGGCCTTGGCCTCTGGCTGCTGCACTGA
- the LOC113201567 gene encoding lymphocyte antigen 6G6e-like has protein sequence MGTSSIFLCALFLCGALGLTTSPAQGRLHCYTCSFAKPCYPVPTECQDDEACGITVGTSDQNEIIERKGCLPRTQCPLPGHATYWSRAYVLRHHCCEQDLCNSAVTAQWLPSLFLTTLLLLVANFAWGGQLLH, from the exons ATGGGCACCTCCAGCATCTTCCTCTGCGCCTTGTTCCTCTGTGGGGCATTGG GTCTCACCACTTCCCCTGCCCAGGGACGGCTTCACTGTTACACCTGCAGCTTCGCCAAGCCTTGCTACCCTGTACCCACAGAGTGTCAGGATGATGAAGCTTGTGGCATCACTGTTGGCACCTCAG ACCAGAATGAGATCATCGAGCGGAAAGGCTGCCTCCCAAGGACCCAGTGCCCTCTGCCAGGTCATGCCACCTACTGGTCACGTGCCTACGTTCTGCGGCACCACTGCTGTGAGCAGGACCTGTGCAACTCGGCTGTCACAGCACAGTGGCTCCCCAGTCTCTTCCTCAccaccctgctcctcctggtggcCAATTTTGCCTGGGGAGGACAACTCCTCCACTAG
- the Ly6g6f gene encoding lymphocyte antigen 6 complex locus protein G6f isoform X1 yields MAVLFLLLLFLCGLPQAATDNIQVIYVALGEAMELPCPSPPTLSGDELLSWFHSPGAGSSTILVAQVQMTRSIPNLRKPGKESRLKLLGNYSLWLEGSKDGDAGRYWCTVLGEHHRYQNWRVYDVSVLKGSQFSAKATDGSPCSVLLCSVVPVRRLDSVTWLEGKGPVRGRVHSFWGDGAALLLVCPGEGFPEPKGHRPRIIRCLVSQNKGVSFSLAASMDASPNLSVPSMAWDVTWILMLSLTVGQAFTILALSIMLWRRRVREVQGRGNRMRCYNCGGGPSNSCKGTVTICGEGERCGFLERKPQPGLGQSKLSENPSVTLSHHHPACVATHHCNQVETELVGDVTYTTHRNCCFGDLCNSAVASTVAPACILVAAATTLVWLLPGLWSG; encoded by the exons ATGGCAGTCTTATTTCTCCTTCTTCTGTTCCTCTGTGGGCTCCCTCAGGCTGCTACAG ACAACATCCAGGTCATCTATGTAGCCTTGGGGGAAGCAATGGAGCTGCCGTGTCCCTCACCACCCACCCTAAGTGGAGATGAACTCCTATCATGGTTCCACAGCCCTGGAGCAGGCTCCTCCACCATCCTGGTGGCCCAGGTCCAAATGACCAGGTCAATCCCAAACCTTAGGAAACCTGGAAAGGAATCCAGGCTCAAACTCCTTGGAAACTATTCCTTGTGGTTGGAGGGGTCCAAGGATGGAGATGCTGGGCGGTACTGGTGCACCGTGCTGGGTGAGCACCACAGGTATCAGAACTGGAGAGTGTATGATGTCTCTGTTCTCAAAG GATCCCAGTTCTCTGCAAAGGCTACAGATGGATCCCCCTGCTCTGTCCTATTGTGCTCTGTGGTCCCTGTCAGACGTCTGGACTCTGTGACTTGGCTGGAGGGGAAGGGTCCTGTGAGAGGACGTGTTCATTCCTTCTGGGGTGATGGGGCTGCCCTGCTCTTGGTGTGTCCTGGGGAAGGGTTTCCTGAGCCCAAGGGCCATAGACCAAGAATCATCCGCTGCCTCGTGTCTCAGAATAAAGGAGTCAGCTTTAGCCTGGCAG CCTCCATGGATGCTTCTCCTAACCTCAGTGTACCTTCCATGGCCTGGGATGTGACTTGGATCCTGATGCTGTCACTCACAGTGGGCCAAGCATTCACCATCCTAGCTCTCAGCATCATGCTCTGGAGGCGGAGAGTCCGGGAGGTTCAGGGCAGAG GAAACCGCATGCGGTGCTACAACTGTGGTGGAGGCCCCAGCAACTCCTGCAAAGGGACCGTGACTATCTGTGGTGAGGGTGAACGTTGTGGCTTCTTGGAGCGTAAACCCCAACCAGGCCTGGGACAGAGCAAATTGTCTGAGAACC cTTCAGTGACCCTGAGTCATCACCATCCTGCCTGTGTGGCCACCCATCATTGCAACCAAGTGGAAACAGAATTGGTGGGAGACGTGACTTACACAACTCACAGGAACTGCTGCTTTGGAGACCTATGCAACAGCGCTGTGGCAAGCACCGTGGCCCCAGCATGCATCTTGGTTGCAGCAGCCACCACCCTTGTCTGGCTTTTGCCAGGACTATGGAGCGGGTAG
- the Ly6g6f gene encoding lymphocyte antigen 6 complex locus protein G6f isoform X3, with amino-acid sequence MKPQFVGILICTLLGDALGNRMRCYNCGGGPSNSCKGTVTICGEGERCGFLERKPQPGLGQSKLSENPSVTLSHHHPACVATHHCNQVETELVGDVTYTTHRNCCFGDLCNSAVASTVAPACILVAAATTLVWLLPGLWSG; translated from the exons ATGAAGCCCCAATTTGTTGGAATCCTGATCTGCACACTGCTGGGGGATGCATTGG GAAACCGCATGCGGTGCTACAACTGTGGTGGAGGCCCCAGCAACTCCTGCAAAGGGACCGTGACTATCTGTGGTGAGGGTGAACGTTGTGGCTTCTTGGAGCGTAAACCCCAACCAGGCCTGGGACAGAGCAAATTGTCTGAGAACC cTTCAGTGACCCTGAGTCATCACCATCCTGCCTGTGTGGCCACCCATCATTGCAACCAAGTGGAAACAGAATTGGTGGGAGACGTGACTTACACAACTCACAGGAACTGCTGCTTTGGAGACCTATGCAACAGCGCTGTGGCAAGCACCGTGGCCCCAGCATGCATCTTGGTTGCAGCAGCCACCACCCTTGTCTGGCTTTTGCCAGGACTATGGAGCGGGTAG
- the Ly6g6f gene encoding lymphocyte antigen 6 complex locus protein G6f isoform X2 produces the protein MAVLFLLLLFLCGLPQAATDNIQVIYVALGEAMELPCPSPPTLSGDELLSWFHSPGAGSSTILVAQVQMTRSIPNLRKPGKESRLKLLGNYSLWLEGSKDGDAGRYWCTVLGEHHRYQNWRVYDVSVLKGSQFSAKATDGSPCSVLLCSVVPVRRLDSVTWLEGKGPVRGRVHSFWGDGAALLLVCPGEGFPEPKGHRPRIIRCLVSQNKGVSFSLAASMDASPNLSVPSMAWDVTWILMLSLTVGQAFTILALSIMLWRRRVREVQGRDASIPHFKPEIQIYENIHLARLSPPAHKTR, from the exons ATGGCAGTCTTATTTCTCCTTCTTCTGTTCCTCTGTGGGCTCCCTCAGGCTGCTACAG ACAACATCCAGGTCATCTATGTAGCCTTGGGGGAAGCAATGGAGCTGCCGTGTCCCTCACCACCCACCCTAAGTGGAGATGAACTCCTATCATGGTTCCACAGCCCTGGAGCAGGCTCCTCCACCATCCTGGTGGCCCAGGTCCAAATGACCAGGTCAATCCCAAACCTTAGGAAACCTGGAAAGGAATCCAGGCTCAAACTCCTTGGAAACTATTCCTTGTGGTTGGAGGGGTCCAAGGATGGAGATGCTGGGCGGTACTGGTGCACCGTGCTGGGTGAGCACCACAGGTATCAGAACTGGAGAGTGTATGATGTCTCTGTTCTCAAAG GATCCCAGTTCTCTGCAAAGGCTACAGATGGATCCCCCTGCTCTGTCCTATTGTGCTCTGTGGTCCCTGTCAGACGTCTGGACTCTGTGACTTGGCTGGAGGGGAAGGGTCCTGTGAGAGGACGTGTTCATTCCTTCTGGGGTGATGGGGCTGCCCTGCTCTTGGTGTGTCCTGGGGAAGGGTTTCCTGAGCCCAAGGGCCATAGACCAAGAATCATCCGCTGCCTCGTGTCTCAGAATAAAGGAGTCAGCTTTAGCCTGGCAG CCTCCATGGATGCTTCTCCTAACCTCAGTGTACCTTCCATGGCCTGGGATGTGACTTGGATCCTGATGCTGTCACTCACAGTGGGCCAAGCATTCACCATCCTAGCTCTCAGCATCATGCTCTGGAGGCGGAGAGTCCGGGAGGTTCAGGGCAGAG ATGCCTCCATTCCTCACTTTAAACCTGAAATCCAGATCTATGAGAACATCCACTTGGCCCGTCTCAG cccacctgcccacAAGACCAGGTGA